In a genomic window of Brettanomyces nanus chromosome 1, complete sequence:
- a CDS encoding uncharacterized protein (EggNog:ENOG41) yields MSTRFGLDELAAQSVVSTLASFAFQLPFSVGIYCSTRVANIIGAKSLDYKVAIKVMLSVACFLSILNFSWMVLLRHPLASLFSEDKVLIDRVCHLFLVVGFNQFLDCINIICAAILRGQGRQRVGSCLSLFSYYIVATPFEILLGFYLNLEVFGLWLGLALGVSFLSLSELIVVIKSNWDLIIKKSADIA; encoded by the coding sequence ATGTCCACAAGGTTTGGGTTGGATGAGTTGGCTGCACAGTCTGTTGTCAGCACTTTGGCCTCTTTCGCTTTCCAGTTACCATTCTCTGTGGGCATATACTGTTCCACCAGAGTCGCCAATATCATTGGAGCCAAGTCTTTAGATTATAAGGTGGCCATTAAGGTGATGTTGAGTGTGGCTTGTTTTCTTAGCATCCTCAACTTTTCCTGGATGGTGCTTCTCAGACATCCGTTGGCCAGCCTGTTCAGTGAAGATAAGGTTCTAATTGATAGGGTCTGCCACTTGTTCTTGGTAGTTGGATTCAACCAGTTTCTTGACTGCATTAACATCATTTGTGCTGCCATTCTCCGGGGGCAAGGAAGGCAGCGCGTGGGTTCTTGTCTCAGTCTTTTCAGCTACTATATCGTTGCTACACCCTTTGAGATATTGCTAGGCTTCTATTTGAATCTCGAGGTATTTGGCTTATGGCTTGGATTGGCTCTGGGAGTCAGCTTCCTATCACTAAGTGAACTTATAGTGGTaatcaaatcaaactgGGATTTGATAATTAAGAAAAGTGCCGACATCGCATAA
- a CDS encoding uncharacterized protein (EggNog:ENOG41), which produces MTQPENSASTDLSNQSTILKPSLRPGDIRFISIKMFGKESLGVLDRTIRPMLSGSNVQLIKDGGTLSILLFDSRRRLLSYLFIAYWYYLKIQKFVQDAIFIVHTYLWGFVVILGLNDDDGGVDQYSLWSKKSSKRSPKMPSLWSIRSIPTRLVTKVANHALRKSLQAVTPPNRKLIRIAAGKGPLPSVIGVIFNLFPLVIPPPPEIPTPYLTADKKIVIPEKSDTSNALRARAEWSAIQHTHKATEIMRVCTEAARIIVWTTCLGIPNIVLQEINGYTWKNLDALVSLVQTELSSLDLASRSKDRCCFPDAIQFVNVATKQVKTLSDFIYDDNYQEDNLTPLQPTPVSGCPFLANSASFSGGLLHQDDYPSHLTVFLTSNHDDTDYQPLIELIKQKVQTETYDWTSEEFTKMEELAQSLENITPSPEVLIKYASERQQRYSLDGLPLSPDKLNLQHFYSFRPPATFPAFIKAVESYSRCQRNK; this is translated from the coding sequence ATGACTCAGCCCGAAAACTCAGCCTCCACTGACCTCTCAAATCAATCCACCATTCTCAAGCCATCCTTGAGGCCGGGTGACATCAGATTCATCTCGATCAAGATGTTCGGAAAGGAAAGCTTGGGAGTTTTGGACAGAACTATTAGACCTATGCTTTCTGGTTCTAATGTACAGCTCATTAAGGATGGTGGAACTTTGTCAATACTTCTGTTCGATTCCCGTAGAAGGCTTCTCTCCTATCTCTTTATTGCCTACTGGTATTATCTTAAGATACAGAAATTCGTACAAGATGCGATTTTCATTGTCCATACTTATTTATGGGGGTTTGTGGTTATCTTGGGActcaatgatgatgatggaggAGTTGATCAATATTCTTTATGGTCAAAAAAGTCTTCAAAAAGGTCACCAAAGATGCCCTCGCTCTGGTCTATTCGGTCTATTCCTACTCGTCTTGTTACAAAAGTCGCCAACCATGCCTTGAGAAAGTCCTTGCAAGCTGTAACTCCCCCAAATCGGAAACTCATTCGAATTGCCGCTGGCAAAGGTCCTCTGCCTTCTGTCATCGGTGTCATTTTCAATCTATTTCCCCTAGTAATACCTCCTCCACCGGAGATCCCGACTCCATATCTCACTGCTGATAAGAAGATTGTGATTCCTGAGAAAAGTGATACTTCCAACGCTCTTAGAGCTCGTGCTGAATGGTCTGCCATCCAGCACACTCACAAGGCCACAGAAATCATGAGGGTATGTACCGAGGCGGCTCGAATCATTGTTTGGACGACCTGCTTGGGTATTCCAAAtattgttcttcaagaaattaaCGGCTATACTTGGAAAAACTTGGATGCATTGGTTTCATTGGTTCAGACAGAATTGAGCAGCCTTGATCTAGCCAGCAGATCTAAGGATAGGTGTTGTTTCCCTGACGCCATTCAATTTGTCAATGTTGCTACCAAACAGGTTAAGACTTTGAGTGATTTCATTTACGATGACAACTACCAAGAAGACAATTTGACACCATTACAGCCAACTCCTGTATCTGGATGTCCTTTTCTGGCCAACAGCGCTAGCTTTTCAGGTGGCTTGTTACATCAGGATGATTACCCCTCACATCTTACCGTATTTCTAACATCCAATCACGATGATACAGATTATCAGCCTTTAATTGAACTCATCAAACAAAAAGTACAGACAGAAACTTACGATTGGACCTCTGAAGAATTCACTAAGATGGAAGAGTTAGCGCAAAGCCTTGAGAATATCACTCCTTCTCCAGAAGTCCTCATCAAGTACGCATCAGAAAGACAGCAGAGATACTCCCTAGATGGACTGCCCTTGAGCCCTGACAAGTTAAATCTGCAACATTTCTATTCGTTCAGACCTCCTGCAACTTTTCCAGCCTTTATCAAAGCCGTTGAATCCTATTCTCGttgtcaaagaaataagTAG